The DNA segment GACGACCGCAGCCACTGCGTCGGCTGCCTGCGCACCTTGGATGAATTGCGCCAGTGGGGCAAGTCCGACGCCGCCACACAGCGCCAGATCTGGGGCGCCGTGCTGCAGCGTTGCGGTATGGCACAGCCCACGTTGTGAGCCGAATAACGCCCTAGCGGCACAGGGAGGCGCAGATGCGCGATATCACGTTCTATCTGGATTTTGTGTCGCCCTATGCCTGGCTGGCGTTCGCCCAGTTGCCTGCGCAGCTGGAGGGCATCAGCTGCCATGTGCGCTACCGCCCGGTGCTGCTGGGCGCCTTGTTGAAGCAGCACGCCAACCCCGGGCCTGCCGGTATTCCTCCGAAGCGGGCATGGACCTACCGCCATGCCGAGTGGCTGGGCCATGCGCAAGGCACGACGCTGCAGATGCCGCAGCGCCACCCTTTCAACCCGCTGCCCCTGCTGCGTCTGGCGCTGGAGTGCAGCGAGGACGGCTGCATCAACCGCTTCACGGCGGACGCGTTGTTCCGCCATGTGTGGGAAGGCGGGGGCGACGCGCTGGGGGCGGAGCGCATCGCCGCCTTGCGTGAGCGTCTGGCGGCGCAGCTGCGCACCGATGCGCAGGCCGCAGAGCGCGCCAAGGGCTTGCTGCGCACCAATACCGAGGAGGCCGCAGCCGCGGGCGTGTTCGGCGTTCCCACAGTGAGCGTGGACGGCCACACCTTCTTCGGGGTGGATGGCCTGCCCATGCTGCGGGACTATCTGCAGGGCGGAGACTGGTTCACCCAAGGCCGCTGGGAGGCGGCTGCAAGCGTGGAGCAAGGCTTGCAGGCTTGAATGCCTGCGCTATGCCCAATGCCTTCAATTTCGCCGTTTCCCCGTTCGATTGTCTGACGCCTGACGAGCAGGCCCTGGTC comes from the Comamonas terrigena NBRC 13299 genome and includes:
- a CDS encoding DUF1289 domain-containing protein, whose product is MSCPLPPDALLDKARTVLGQGLLDAHAVEAPPSPCISVCRMDDDRSHCVGCLRTLDELRQWGKSDAATQRQIWGAVLQRCGMAQPTL
- a CDS encoding 2-hydroxychromene-2-carboxylate isomerase gives rise to the protein MRDITFYLDFVSPYAWLAFAQLPAQLEGISCHVRYRPVLLGALLKQHANPGPAGIPPKRAWTYRHAEWLGHAQGTTLQMPQRHPFNPLPLLRLALECSEDGCINRFTADALFRHVWEGGGDALGAERIAALRERLAAQLRTDAQAAERAKGLLRTNTEEAAAAGVFGVPTVSVDGHTFFGVDGLPMLRDYLQGGDWFTQGRWEAAASVEQGLQA